From the Pleurodeles waltl isolate 20211129_DDA chromosome 6, aPleWal1.hap1.20221129, whole genome shotgun sequence genome, the window ggtgaggaATGGTGCAAAGAagagtatagtggtgtaaagtggagtgtgcATAGTGaggtactgccattacagacaacacgtcttcaattgaaataaccattacatgtgcacagacatacagttttactgataaaaatatacagcacacaaacaataatgtgtagaAATGTCCTCACCTAGagtgttgatttgttttgatcatattcaaatatttatttccaccacacttcaaaattaccGCTAATAGCCAATATGATTGTTAGATAAATCCTCTCACCTTGactcagagaaggaaaagtaaaaacCAAGCTctcttggaagacagagcctaaTATTGACCTCTATCGTTGAATGCACAATATGTAAAGGCCTGTTTAGTGAAAGGGATCATTTGGAAGGATAATGTAAATAAGGTATATGCCAcggaagggacaaattcaagctggacagcctaaaacaaagccagcaTATAGAATGCAAGATAATGTGatatacaaaccacaaagccaatgataagcaGTGAGCAGAAGGCATTCCCAGGGAACCTTTcccaatgtccccaagatgtcgctAGCAAACCAGAGAACTGCTCTTTCTCGTAGGCTTAGACCTAAAAAAAGAGCAGGACtggaacataaaagacaacaaaaacatGGGTTGCTGCTGACAGAAACAACATCTGAAGCTTTCTCTTTTTCATTGACATAGTTTGTGTAATCTAAGTAGCAGAGCAGCCTTTCATTGTTTCTGAGTAGTGAAATGTACATATCAATGCCCAAAAGCTGCATTTTAAAGAAAGAAGAACAGGGTGTACTGAATGCACAACTGAAAAAGGCGCACCACCCTATCATGACACAGATACTGGTGTAACCCAGAATTTCCAAAATCTGCTTATCGACTGTGTAGTAAACTATGCTCACCTTTTTAGGTGGAGCGCGCAAgcattttgacctgttgtaagtattgtgggcttttaaccaggcccatgtCACGccctcactttcactcgttcgtgggcttgcccttaaaaaatcacttgatgttatTAATATTGCTTATGTTTCTTTTTGTCACGGCTTGAGGACTGCCctcgttacatggattattgcacgattgcaatatacttcagcatgggcaaacaattttttttgtttctcccctttgtgctgcatggtggccatggtgctcacatcgcaaacaggcacaacagcatgaactcgattGGCGATATTgaggtgctggtcacattgttcacagttacctaatcagagtcatttcttacgGCTCTCCTCATAAAACACTTGAAagtagtaaatgctttacataaaacagaaatacaccaagcgaaagcagctctcccggcacagtggggAAGCCGAAACTACAATATTCCCTGCACACTGGAAAACTCGACccctaatgctttgcaagcattcttttttacaacatttttgcccataactcagcctgtgatggtcctaggacaacaggacctccaccaaaacgttcagcacaatgcACTTCTCCTGTCTAGGTCATCTTTGGGTCACCACACTACGCTAttggggacaccaaaataataactcctcccatcATTTAGTGTCCTTTTAAGCATTCTCATCGTTGAAACTTTTGTTTTCggttgggaatagcttgtgtttcaaGGGCCTTCTTTGTATTATCATTGCTAtaggtttgtgttagaaatggggtctttggttggcagtcacgttaccccctgtccaagcaaggaccctcactctagtcagggtaaatcacacataatccaaattatcctgtgcccaccctctggtagcctggcactgagcagtcaggcttaatttagaaggcaatgtggaaagtatttgtgcaataaatcatacaataacacagcataacaccacaaaaatacaccacacagtgtttagaaacatatttaatatttatctgatagtatatgttgagatatctcagaaaaagtgatataaaggcacatatttatactttttcagcgctgcatctgcgtaatttttttacgcaaaggcggcgcaaatgtacaaaatacaattgtattttgtaagtttgcgccgcttttgcgtcaaaaagcagctcaaatgaggcactaaaaaagtataaatatgggccaaagtgtctttagtcttttaaaagcaataagtgcctctttcaagcacaaagtacctggcttgcattcACAATCTACCtgaggaaccgcagaggaggaagtgcgtggaaaacaaggaggtgtgtgtaaatttctcaggccgcacacagcgatgtgtcgtttagttttcacccagggacggctgtgcatcgatttccggccatcggtcgtggatcctcttcgggttgcggggttttcagacgccccggggatgatgtgtggatttctggcgctgacaggatgaagtcacaggggctgcgtcgatccggtgggcattgagtggaaatttctaccgcactgcaggcgctgcgtcgattcctctctggaagttgggctgcgtcattccagctcggctgtaCATCGATCCAGGGGGCCATGCGGCGAATTTCCGGTcgttacgctggtgctgcatcgatctccttgttgcgaagttgggctgtgaCGTTCCGGCTCAgcatgtggtgaatttttcaccacggtgcaggctgtgcgtcgtttttggcaggctgtgtgttgattttcaccgcacaatgagtccttcttgtagagatgaaggcattttggtcctgagacttctgggaacaggaagcaagctctatccaagcccttggagagcacttctcagcacagccaaagagcagcaaggcagcagggcaacagcaaggcagcagtccttcacagaaagcagtcaagtgagtcctgtgggcagcgaggcagttcttctgggcaggttgcagattccggttcaggttctcttctccaggaagtgtctgagtttgtaggggcagaggccctgtttaaatacccaaatgtgcctttgaagtgggtgagacttcaaagagtggcttaaaagtgcacaaggtcccctttcagttcaatcctgtctgccagggtcccagtagggggtgtggcagtcctttgtgtgagggcaggctactgtcctttgacatgcaagtgtaaggccttccaccttcccagcccaagaagacccattcgaaatgcagatgtatgcaagtgaggctgagtatcctgtgtttggggtgtgtctgagtgaatgcacaagggagctgtcaactgaacccagccagatgtggattgtaaggcacagaagaatttattggcagagaaatgctcactttctaaaagtggcatttctaaaatagtaatattaaatccaacttcaccagtcagcaggattttgtatcaccattctggccatactaaatatgaccttccttctcctttcagatcagcagataccactcaaacagtatatgagggtagccccaatgttagcctaagaagggaacaggcctcacagcagtgtaaaacgaatttaggagttttacactaccaggacatgtaaattacctaggtacatgtcctgccttttgcctacacagcaccctgccctatgggttacctagggcacaccttaggggtgacttatatgtagaaaaaggggagttttaggcttggcaagtacttttaaatgccaagtcgaactggcagtgaaactgcacacacaggccttgcaatggcaggcctgagacaagttaaaggagctacttaagtgagtggcacaatcagtgctgcaggctcactagtagcatttaatctacaggcccgaggcacacatagtgcactttactaggggcttataagtaaattaaataattcaattgggtatgatccatatcatgtttaaagggagagagcatatgcactttagcactagttagcagtggtaaagtgcgcagagtcttaaaaccagaaaaaactgaatctaaaaagtggagggaggtaggtaaAAAgtcagaggtgaccaccctaaggctgtcaggtctaacagtttgttacacctgaaaatatgtaatgcactatgttctctaggggctacatatgttgttattctgcataattTATTGCCATTtactttttgtattatttattgaaattttatttttgtgtggttgtgccctctagggactaactatatggttacatgacaatgttttttacatatgctgtttttattttggtgccctcaAGGGCTGTTCTTAgcattacaacatattaaaatatttgtggcacggacACTTGCCACAAATGAAGggcattacatttacaaaacatttttgctttcaACTCAGCCTGttttggtcctaggacaatgggaccaccttcaaaacattgatcaTAATGTGCTCttcctgtctacatcatctctgagtccccacactatgCTAGTGGGgattccaaaataataacccttcccaccgttcaatgtcttttaagctttcttctggctagaacttttgttttatagctaggaGAATTTTTGTGTTAAAGGCCTTCTTTGTAAAATCATTAAAATAGACCTGCTAGTCCTAAAAATGCTTCCAGGGGTTATGTATATGGCTAcaatgcattactttctcctgtttttctcATGGggctatgccctcaaggggctaacaatatggttatatgaccatgttttttttaaatgatatttttatATGGTGCTctctatgggctgttctgagcatttcagtcagatgccaaaagtttatttcttattacactatgactgtttgaacactcttgatatgtttgggtgacccttgtagttaatttctcctctgtggctgtcttgtgtctttttggggggaagtgtgttagccagccagcaactctgatgatagggtggtgaaaatggtattctataggaattagcatggcagatttaaattaggatgttaaATGGCAAAATGGTCATGTTTTTCTGcatacagaggaagaaggtaaatggaagtgatttagttatatgcagggccactggaattatatggcaggtaaagatgaaattatgaggcagggttgaccaatttatgaagcaaggaaagtccagttacgcatttacaatgccagtagctctaactcaagcaaatacgagacctattgcatttaaATGCTTGTTAGAGGGTGGTTTTACCCACAGCGCTCTGAAGGTATGCATGGGCAATTTCAGACAGATACTCCTGGTAGCCACAAGTTGGATGCAGTCCTGACTTCCCCAGTGGGGTTCCCCAAAAGCCTCTAAATGGCAAATGCAGAGATATCTGGTGCAGAACAAGGTTGCAAATCCCTATCATGGCTCCATGATGTAAGGCAGTGAACCCTGCAGATCTCCAGaagcaggaaatggaacaaaagcaTGTATCAGATTAATTGACTATACTCTGTTTTGCATGTAGCAGTACCTAAACTGAGACAGGtgtttagcattaaaaaataagAACCATGCTGTCCTTTCAGTAATACCAAAATGCAAACAGCACACGTTGCTGTATATGCTCCGGCACGTTATATTGTGATTCCGTGGGATGTAACTGCTGGAGGACATTCTGGGCTGAACTTAAGTTCTACGAGAGGGTTCGGTTCAATGAGAGGGATTAGCAAACACTAATATCCTTTTATTCATGTGTGCATACTAAACTCAGAGCATCCCCTCTCCTTTATTCTTGAACTGGCAGACTAGATTCAGTAGGTGATCTATGTAGGGAATTAGTGTCCCTGAGGCAGGTCTTGTACAAATAAATCTCCTTTTTAAAATACAGAATAGATAGGACACCTGGTGACACAGAATGGCCTTGTCAAAGTACCTGTATGTGATCCTCAGCAATGCTGTTTGTGGTTGAGATGTGCACAGTATGTAGCCTGATGACCGGTGCAAGAACTCCTGATTATCTGATAAAGGGGTAGGTGGGTGTTTTTCCATGCAACAATatatagccaaccaggaaagctGTCATTATTGTTTGATTAATTTATTAAAGTATCACAAGATACAGGTCCACTACAATGAATACATCACATAACAAGAGCCATGAAAGGGCACGATTCTGAGAGTCAAGATCATTGGTTCATGATGAGAGAGAAAGATATTAATCAGAGATCATAGAGAAAGGACAATAAAGAAAATTAGGACCAGGAGGAGagcagtatgtgtgtgtgatggagAAAAGGACAGATCACTGTAACCAAGTGAAAGAAGAGCAGAGAGGAGTCATGAAAAGGCTGAGTGTAAGTAAGGTACTCCGTGAAGTTTGCAATGGCTATTCTTGTGTGGGTGCTTAGACTAGCCTATACATCTATTCTGTGTGTGATCAGGTCTCTTTTGTTGCAACCGAGCGGTCTGCTCAGACAGTTGGCACAGCTGGGAAGTTCTTGTCtgagcagagagaaagagagagagagaaacagagaaaatatgGGTGTGTACCTATACCTTGTAGAGCTTTACATTTACCTTCGGCTTATATTTACTGCTTGAAAATTTCACCTAGTTATTATAACAAGAAGCGTGCAAAGAACTCGCTTGTCCACACATTGCAACATGCTGTGCATTCTTTTCTAACTATTGGAAAGCTGAAGTGAAAAAGGGAGAGCTCCCAAGGTGAGATCACAGAAAGCAATTATTGCAGAAAACAGATGGATATTGAGGCAGAGGGATCAGTCAGAGAAACAGAGTGGTTTGCAGTATGAAGAATGAAATCAGAAGTGAGAGAGCTCAAATTGGAAAGAGAAGCCATGAGCGTAACCATCGCCAGGAGGGATGCCATATTTGAGCCAGAATGAAGGGGAGTTCAGAGGCGATAAAGGCATTATTTTGCACGTCATAGACTGTAATTTATCAGCCTGATTGGGTAGGATGTCTGTATTCTTCTTATCCAGTTCCCAACTCTTACGTTTTTTATCCACAAGTTTTATCATGATCTGGTTTCATTTGTTCGCCAGAATGTTGTCTATCCATGTACGAATATTGGCTACTTTGGTATAGACTCCGGGAAACTGTGTCGCACAGCTGTAGCCCCAAGACGTAATTCCTTGCAACCTCCCGCTGCATATGAAGGGTCCACCTGAATCTCCCTAGGCAAAAAGAAGATACATCATGAGAAGGAGGGTGACAAGAGGAAAAACGGTGACCCAAAtgtaagaagggcctagcgccacattagtgtcaattttaaaaaatgctgcaccaaatttacaaagtgttgcaatgcaggcattgaaccactttgtaaatccttgatacaaattatgcctgcaccaggcataatgtatgcgaggggcGTGTCTCCATTAGGAGGCCCAACaacatggcacagtggaatctataagattccactgcgccatttttctcgtCATGTTTAACGCCTGCTTAGTGCAGGGGtcaaattgaggcacaccattgtttataatgggcctctatgtactttacaggattagcaccaatatttttggcactaattctgaaaagtaccacaatagcgtgaGAAATTGTTATTCTATTGATCCTAACGTGCGCCGCAtcattaatatgacacacacatgggggCGTTAGGGGGGACGCAatcgggcgcaagaaaagtggcgtttcaTGTAATGAagtgccaattttcttaaatctgggctaaAGAATCATGTATTGAGAATGTCCTACCTTGCAGGTGTCCTTGCCCTCCACACCAGCGCAGATCATGTTTGCAGTTATTGCCCCTCTGTACTTAGAGTTGCATTGGGTCTGATTTACTACAGGAATATCAACTCCTTGAAGCAGATCTGAAAGCGCAAATCCATTGGTCTTTGTTACGCCCCATCCATAGGCTGTGCAGAGGGAGACACTGAATGTGCCTCCCTGGCTGGGCAATGTCACTGGCTTCACAGCAACCGTCAAAGCCGCTTTAACTTTAAGCTACAGAGAGAAGAACCAGAATATAAGTATTTGAAGGGGTTGCAAAAAAGGCTGCATGAAGACAACACTACTATGAGGAATGGGGCAGACCGGAGTGTGTAGCAAGAGACACAtaccagcatccagcaaggggaacacTTGCATGTCTCATGGGACAAAAATCAATGATCTGTACAGAATAAATAACAACACATTAAGACACATTGTAGGCACCACCATATAGCATGAGGCCGATATAGATAAGAGTATGAGAAAATTACCAGTATATAGCATGAGAGAAACACCAACATAcggcacagaaaaacacacacatattgcaTGGGGCACACATCTGCTTTCAGCAGGGAGCATGCACATCAGCATGGCATTAACAACGTATACCAATGTGAAAACACACCTTGCATAAGTAAGAGATAGAAAGGAGCACACAAGTTGTATAGTTCTAGGTATTCATGTCACAGACAAATGCAATTAGGCTCATACGGTAAAGTGCTGCTTCCTATCCTTATGGGGGCACAAACTGCAGAAAATCATGGAAGGTTTACTGTACTATATTGTGCCTGATGGCTCATACCGCCTACTCTCCCTGTTCTCACTAGGTTTTGAGCAGGCCAGGAATGGAGCCCCGTACAGAAATGTCACAGACACACGGACTGCAGTGCCAAACACTTTTGTTGAGGAAACATCGAACTGGTGCATGTTACATTGTCACTGAGACAAATATAAAATCTCCCTCTTGGGCAATGAAGCTCGAACCTGACATACCTGTGCCAATTCCAGAGCAGACATATATACTCTCAAAGTAAGAGTTTCACCTACACCTACTTGGATGGATATTGGGAATGTAGTTTACCGTCTTGGCCCCCTTATTTGTTCTAATAAGTCCATGCCAGTTATCCTGACTTTAATCTAGCAACTTCTGGGTTGAGCACTTCTGTGGCTGTAGGTACAACATGACAGTTAATTATGTGTCCCTAACGAGGAAAACAATTGAAATATGAGGTATCATGACTCTTCGTGTGGAATGTCGTCAAGGCAATGTATCAGACTTTTTTTAGGCCTGCGTTCCACACCTTCCTATGATTTGCACTCTAATGTAACCTCCCTAATAACAACAGGGTTGGTATGATAGCTGTAAAAAACGCATAGCATGAAGGACTAGGTAATgaagttttattttaatatttgttacTGATGGCCTTGCAAATCTTTTAAGACAGGGAAACTACTCTGTTGCAATGGTGTCAAAGTCTCTGCCAGGAAGCAAGTGAAACTTGTATTCCCCCTGTAGTAGTAATCCACATAAACTAGTCACTCTGAAATTGCTGATTTTAATTTGCTTCCTCTAGAGGTCAAGATTTAACTATATGGAATTCAATATA encodes:
- the LOC138300654 gene encoding trypsin-like; translated protein: MFVQWLLQLLCLLIIVEGDNVEDRIIGGYVVAKNSVTYMASVQSPSGHFCGGALVSQQWVLTAAHCFYPINQLTIVLGLYNLSLPGPTVQTFSVVDVALHPQYNQTSLNYDAMLLKLKVKAALTVAVKPVTLPSQGGTFSVSLCTAYGWGVTKTNGFALSDLLQGVDIPVVNQTQCNSKYRGAITANMICAGVEGKDTCKGDSGGPFICSGRLQGITSWGYSCATQFPGVYTKVANIRTWIDNILANK